The genomic stretch TTTACGGCCATCATATTGGAAATCCATCCGCCGAAACAAAATCCGACCACACCCACCTTGCCATTGCAATCTTCATGATTTTTTAGATACTCGTAGGCGGCGATGAAATCTTGCAACATTTCATCACGGTCCCGTTGCCGTTGTAATGTTCTTCCTTCATCATCATTGCCGGGATAACCTCCAAGGGGTGTCAAAGCATCGGGCGCCAAGGAAATGAAACCTGCTTTGGCAGCTCGTCTTCCCACATCTTCGATATAGGGGTTGAGGCCACGATTTTCGTGCACGACCACGACTCCGCCCATTTTACCGTTACCGTCCTTGGGTTTGGACAACAATCCTTTGATTTCACCACCGCCTTTTGGAGAATTGTAGGTGATAAACTTAGCGTCCAATTCGGGATCATTTGGGGATACAGTAAGTGTGTCTTGGTAATTGGGCATCATAAAGCTCATCAACGAAGCCATGGTGATACCGCCAACGGCATACACGGAAAGCTTTTCCATAAACTCCCTGCGGTCTAACTGGTTGTGTGCGTATTTATCGTAGAGATCAAAGACTTCTTGTTTGATCTGTTCTTTCTTAAGAGGTGCCATAGTGTTGCTTTTGTGTTTTGCCTTTTAAGGTACAAATTTTACAAAAGCAAATTACCCAGGATAAGTCTATTGGATTTTATCTTGTGGCTAGATCAATTTCTCCAAAATGCGCTCCACTCCGAAGTCATCGTTGCTGTGGGTGCTGTATTTGGCTGTTTTTAAAACATTGGGGTGGGCGTTGGCCATGGCGAAGCTATAATCGGATAGCTCCAACATTTCCAGATCGTTGTTGTAATCCCCGAAGACCATAATCTCGTTGGCCATGATTTGATAATCATCCATCACTTTTTTAAGCGCGTACCCTTTGTGGGCGTTCAAATCGGAAATGTCCACCCAATTGTTGCCGGAAACCTTCACTTTTAAGTCGCCTTCCAAATGTTTTACGTGGGGATAAATGTGCTTTTCGGAGTTTTCGAAATGGTAAATGGCTATTTTGAGCACTTGGTCATTAACCTGCTTTTGGTCCTCAACAATCTCAAACTCGGAATAGTATTCACGGAGCATTTGCAAGAATTCGTTGGAATCACCGCCAACATAGGCATTGTTTTGACAGCAGAGTACGGGGTGTACATTTTCCAATGGACGCACGGTGTCAA from Flagellimonas oceani encodes the following:
- a CDS encoding dienelactone hydrolase family protein codes for the protein MAPLKKEQIKQEVFDLYDKYAHNQLDRREFMEKLSVYAVGGITMASLMSFMMPNYQDTLTVSPNDPELDAKFITYNSPKGGGEIKGLLSKPKDGNGKMGGVVVVHENRGLNPYIEDVGRRAAKAGFISLAPDALTPLGGYPGNDDEGRTLQRQRDRDEMLQDFIAAYEYLKNHEDCNGKVGVVGFCFGGWISNMMAVKVPDLAAAVPFYGSQPADDEVAQINAPLLIHYAGLDERVNAGWEDYEAKLKELDKDYEVHFYPDVNHGFHNNTTPRFDEASADLAWKRTVDFFKEHLT
- a CDS encoding HAD family hydrolase, which encodes MDLSQIKMVVTDMDGTLLNSKHEVSPRFFEIYEELKKKNIAFVAASGRQYHSMVDKLESIKNEILVIAENGALIRKQEKTLLTTPIDKSQVLRILDTVRPLENVHPVLCCQNNAYVGGDSNEFLQMLREYYSEFEIVEDQKQVNDQVLKIAIYHFENSEKHIYPHVKHLEGDLKVKVSGNNWVDISDLNAHKGYALKKVMDDYQIMANEIMVFGDYNNDLEMLELSDYSFAMANAHPNVLKTAKYSTHSNDDFGVERILEKLI